A single Arachidicoccus sp. BS20 DNA region contains:
- the recR gene encoding recombination mediator RecR yields the protein MQLSSILLENAVNEFAKLPGIGKKTALRLVLHLLKQEENEVAHFSETIAQMRLGIRFCKRCFNISDTDICSICSNSMRNNHVICVVENIRDVIAIESTQQFSGTYHVLGGVISPLDGIGPDNLTIDALVQRVEREATEELIFALNPNIQGDTTIFYIQKKIKQFPCKITTIARGIAFGGELEFADELTLGRSLANRLPVENYVK from the coding sequence ATGCAGTTATCATCAATATTGTTGGAAAATGCGGTAAACGAGTTTGCAAAGCTGCCCGGTATCGGGAAAAAAACAGCGTTGCGCTTGGTGCTGCATTTGTTGAAGCAGGAAGAAAATGAGGTAGCACATTTTAGTGAGACCATAGCGCAGATGCGTTTAGGCATACGATTTTGCAAAAGATGTTTCAATATCAGTGATACAGACATTTGTTCCATTTGCAGCAATTCTATGCGCAACAATCATGTAATATGCGTGGTAGAAAACATACGAGACGTGATAGCTATTGAAAGCACGCAACAGTTTAGCGGAACATATCATGTTTTAGGCGGAGTGATTTCTCCATTGGATGGAATTGGTCCCGATAATTTAACGATAGATGCACTTGTTCAACGTGTGGAAAGAGAGGCAACGGAAGAGCTGATTTTTGCACTGAATCCAAATATTCAGGGCGACACAACCATTTTTTATATCCAGAAGAAAATAAAACAATTCCCTTGTAAAATTACCACCATAGCACGCGGTATTGCTTTTGGCGGGGAGTTGGAGTTTGCCGATGAACTGACACTCGGCAGAAGCCTTGCCAACCGATTACCGGTGGAAAATTATGTAAAATAA
- a CDS encoding Ig-like domain-containing protein, whose amino-acid sequence MKRIVFLTVIVFIFYWIIPTGCAVIVPPTGGPKDSLPPVFLGATPKDSTLNFNAKTITLNFNEYVDLGNVFNELIISPTPKSVPTVTGHLRTVTIKMKDSLEPNTTYTYNFGNAIKDVNEGNILKNFTYVFSTGDHLDEQSISGRVVLAQTGGVDSTMLAVLYSDLSDTAVLKNRPKYYARLDSQGNFVFRFLPKQKFHLFVVANSYMKNYADSTTQFAFLDSIVDTEHDTAYRHLKLYAFQAYPKAEKKTRTTRSQKQIEKEKEKEAKIPLSVTTDISQGKQSLLKNLLISYNKPLQFFDSTKILLTDTNYVPQKNYTIFADSSDTTHTKFYLKTNWKEEGFYKLIVLSEAAKDSFGLSLKKADTIAFQTKSMDDYASVELDFKDIDVSLNPVLQIFSSGKLLDSIKINESKRVLIPRYEPGKYTFRILYDKNGDMKWTPGNYKKRLQPEIVVAIKKEFEFVTGPVNQWDIYLKSNDSQKPYIPINL is encoded by the coding sequence ATGAAGAGAATAGTATTTTTAACCGTAATCGTATTTATATTTTATTGGATAATTCCTACCGGATGTGCAGTAATAGTACCGCCAACCGGAGGTCCCAAAGACAGCCTGCCTCCGGTATTTTTGGGTGCAACGCCAAAAGATTCTACCTTGAATTTCAACGCCAAAACCATTACGCTCAATTTCAACGAGTATGTAGATTTGGGAAATGTGTTTAATGAACTGATTATTTCTCCAACACCCAAATCTGTGCCTACCGTTACAGGACATTTGCGTACCGTAACCATTAAAATGAAGGACTCGCTTGAGCCTAATACGACGTACACATATAATTTCGGTAATGCGATTAAAGATGTAAACGAAGGCAATATATTGAAGAATTTTACTTACGTTTTCAGTACCGGCGACCACCTTGATGAGCAAAGCATTAGCGGCAGGGTTGTACTGGCACAAACGGGTGGTGTGGATTCTACCATGCTGGCGGTTTTGTACAGCGACCTTTCGGACACTGCCGTGCTGAAAAACCGTCCTAAATATTATGCGCGGCTCGATTCGCAGGGAAATTTTGTATTCCGGTTTTTACCAAAACAAAAGTTTCATCTTTTTGTAGTAGCCAATTCTTACATGAAAAATTATGCAGATTCCACTACGCAATTCGCCTTTCTCGACAGCATTGTGGATACGGAGCATGATACCGCATACCGACATTTGAAATTATATGCTTTTCAGGCTTATCCAAAAGCCGAGAAAAAAACACGAACCACACGTTCTCAAAAACAAATAGAAAAGGAAAAAGAAAAAGAAGCAAAGATACCATTGTCGGTTACTACCGATATTTCGCAAGGGAAACAAAGCTTGCTGAAAAACCTGTTAATAAGCTATAACAAGCCGCTCCAATTTTTTGATTCAACAAAAATTCTGCTGACAGATACGAATTATGTTCCACAAAAAAATTATACCATTTTCGCTGATAGTTCTGACACAACGCACACTAAATTTTACTTAAAAACAAATTGGAAAGAAGAAGGATTTTACAAGTTAATCGTATTGTCCGAAGCCGCTAAAGACAGCTTCGGTTTATCTTTGAAAAAAGCCGATACGATTGCGTTTCAGACAAAAAGTATGGATGATTATGCGTCGGTGGAGCTTGATTTTAAAGATATAGATGTGTCGCTGAATCCTGTGTTGCAGATTTTTTCTTCCGGCAAATTACTGGATTCCATTAAAATTAATGAATCCAAACGAGTATTGATACCGAGATATGAACCGGGAAAATATACATTCAGAATTTTGTACGATAAGAACGGCGATATGAAATGGACACCGGGAAACTATAAAAAACGCTTACAACCTGAAATTGTAGTAGCTATCAAAAAAGAATTTGAATTTGTTACAGGACCGGTAAACCAATGGGATATTTATCTGAAATCCAATGACTCTCAGAAGCCATATATACCGATAAATTTATAG
- a CDS encoding AtpZ/AtpI family protein, with product MRNDNNSYLTYLSYGIQLAAGVGLALWFGSWIDKKITTKIPLCTWVLPLVVLVFMLVKIVREFSKKEK from the coding sequence ATGAGAAACGACAACAATTCATACCTCACTTATCTCAGCTATGGCATACAATTGGCGGCAGGCGTAGGACTTGCACTGTGGTTCGGCAGTTGGATAGATAAAAAAATAACAACCAAGATTCCTTTATGTACATGGGTTTTACCGTTGGTAGTGCTTGTATTTATGTTGGTAAAAATCGTAAGAGAATTTTCAAAGAAAGAAAAGTAA
- a CDS encoding SprT-like domain-containing protein: MAKVRHPLEALAAYLPDNTFDDVVAYLQKYSVHLTVTQHRNSVLGDYRNAHRGQNHRISVNGSLNKYSFLITLLHELAHLLTYEQFKHSVQPHGREWKTIYGQLLFVFLQKQIFPDDIASALQKSLHNPGASTCSEESLMRVLRNYDNKPPHITTVEQLSINDFFKTRDGRIFQRGEKRRTRYFCTEVSTKKAYLFSGLYEVKKVEL, encoded by the coding sequence ATGGCTAAAGTTCGTCATCCACTTGAAGCGTTGGCTGCATATTTGCCGGACAATACTTTTGACGATGTGGTTGCTTACCTGCAAAAATACAGCGTACACTTAACCGTAACGCAGCACCGAAATTCGGTTTTGGGCGATTATAGAAATGCACATCGCGGACAAAACCATCGCATATCCGTTAATGGAAGTCTAAACAAATATTCTTTTCTTATCACGCTGCTGCACGAACTGGCGCATTTGCTTACTTATGAACAATTCAAACATTCTGTTCAACCACACGGAAGAGAATGGAAAACGATTTATGGGCAATTACTTTTCGTTTTCCTGCAAAAGCAAATTTTCCCCGACGATATTGCTTCCGCACTGCAAAAATCGCTGCACAATCCCGGTGCAAGCACCTGTTCCGAAGAAAGCCTGATGCGCGTGCTTCGCAATTACGACAATAAACCACCCCACATTACAACCGTTGAACAACTTTCGATAAACGATTTTTTTAAAACCCGCGACGGGCGCATATTTCAGCGTGGCGAAAAACGGCGGACAAGATATTTTTGTACAGAGGTTTCGACAAAAAAGGCGTACTTGTTCAGCGGCTTGTACGAAGTGAAAAAAGTAGAACTATAA